ACGTCCATGGCGGCCGGGGAGGGGATGCCCAGACGGGCGGCGACCCGGGCGGCCATGTTCGGGGAGCGGTCGACGGCCGTGGAGGTGGCGACGAGGACCAGGTCGATGTCGGCCGGGCCCAGGCCTGCCGCCGCGAGCGCCTTCGCCGCGGCGTGCGCGGCCAGCTCGTCGACCGGTTCGTCGGGACCGGCGATGTGGCGTGTGCGGATGCCCACCCGGCTCCTGATCCACTCGTCGCTGGTGTCGACCAGACCCGCCAGGTCCTCGTTGGTGAGTACCTTGGCGGGCTGGTAGTGGCCGACGGCGGCGATCCGTGTGCCGTTCATGGGTGGTCCCCCTCGTTGCCTTGGGTAGCGGGATCCACCAGTCTGATCAGTGACCCACGGGTACGAGGGCAGGTAAGGCCACAGGATTAACGCGCCAGGCTTGTCGGCTTCTGTCAGACGTCCGAACAGCCATCCCTTGTACAGCGGAATGACCTTCCGTTGTACAGCAGAATGACCTTCCGTGCGCGTGCGTCTCAGCCCGTGAAGAGCTGCGTGGCCTTCTGTACGAGCTCGTACAGCCCGTAGCAGAGCGGTACCCCCACCCACAGCCAGGCGAAGGCGATCAGACCCCGGCGGCTAGGCGGGCTCGGACTGCTGTCGCTCGACATCGGCGGCCTCCCTCGGTGCGGGGATGTGGTGACGGGCGTGGACGGGCCGGACGAGCTCGTTGGCGACGAAGCCGATGACGAGCAGCCCGATCATGATCATGAAGGAGAGGCCGTAGAGGGACGAGCCGTGCTTGCCCGCTTCCTCCTGGCGGTCGGCGATCCAGTTGACGATCAGCGGGCCGAGGACGCCCGCCGTGGACCAGGCGGTGAGCAGCCGGCCGTGGATCGCGCCGACCTGGTGGGTGCCGAAGAGGTCCTTCAGGTATGCGGGGACCGTCGCGAACCCGCCGCCGTAGAAGGAGAGGATCACCAGGGCGCAGACGACGAACAGGGGCTTGGAGGAGTCCCCGAACCGGGCGATGAGCAGGTACATCAGGGCGCCCACACCGAGATAGACGCGGTAGATGTTCTTGCGGCCGATCAGGTCGGACGTCGACGACCAGCCGATACGGCCCGCCATGTTGGCCGCCGAGAGCAGCGCGACGAAACCGGCCGCCGCGGATGCCGAGACCGGGGTGGAGGTGTCGGCGAAGAAGTCCGAGATCATCGGGGCGGCCTTCTCCAGGATGCCGATGCCCGCCGTCACGTTCATGCACAGCACGACCCACAGGCACCAGAACTGCGGGGTGCGGACCGCGTTGCGGGCGGAGACCTGCACGCCTTCGACCGCGCTCGGCCCGCTCTCGACGGGCTTCTCGCTGCGCGGTACGCGCACCAGCAGCACACCGAGGGTCATGAACACGGCGTACGTCAGCCCGTGCACGAGGAAGGCGAGGGCGATCCCGGAGGAGTCGGCGCCGTAGGACTTCAGCATCTGCGCGGACCACGGCGAGGCGATCAGCGCACCGCCGCCGAAGCCCATGATCGCGATCCCGGTGGCCATGCCGGGCCTGTCCGGGAACCACTTGATCAGCGTCGAGACGGGTGAGATGTAGCCGATGCCGAGGCCGACGCCTCCCACGAAGCCGTAGCCGAACACGATCAGCCAGAACTGTTCGGTGGCGGCGCCGAGCGCGGCGATCAGGAAGCCGGAGGAGAAGCAGACGAGGGCCACGGTCATCGCCCAGCGCGGCCCGTTGCGCTCGACGAGCGTGCCGCCGAACGCGGCGGACAGGCCGAGCATGACGATGCCGAGCTGGAAGGGCAGCGCGCTCTGGGTGCCGCTGAGGCCGAGCGCGGATTCCAGCGGCGGCTTGAACACACTCCAGGCGTAGGCCTGGCCGATGGAGAGATGGACCGACAGCGCGGCAGGCGGGACGAGCCAGCGGCTCCAGCCGGTCGGTGCGAGTGGGGGGCTCATGATCCCGAACGGTAGGCAGGAACAAGGGAGTTGAGAAGACGGTGCGTCGACCGTATGCGATGAGCGGTATGCAGAGTGCGCCGAACGGCCGCCGTCCGAAGTCTTGCCGCCCCAAGTTCCATACTGTAGACAATATTTCGTCGACAGTGTTCGGCAGTTTCTCGGTACCCTCGACCGAACGGAGCGAGCCACCGTGAAAGTCGCAGTTCTCGGCGCCGGTGCGATCGGCGCCTATGTCGGCGCCGCGTTGCACCGCGCGGGCGCCGATGTGCATCTCATCGCCCGTGGACCGCATCTCGCGGCCATGAGGCGCGACGGAGTCCAAGTCCTCAGTCCGCGCGGTGACTTCACTGCGCGGGCCCATGCCACCGACGACCCGGCCGAGGTCGGCCCGGTCGACTTCGTCCTGCTGGGCCTGAAGGCCAACTCGTACGCGGCGTGCGGGCCGCTCATCGAGCCCCTGCTGCACGGCACCACCGCCGTGATCGCCGCCCAGAACGGCATCCCCTGGTGGTACTTCCACCGGCACGGCGGCCCGCACGACGGCCACCGCGTCGAGAGCGTGGATCCGGACGGCGCGGTCAGTGCGGTGATCGCGCCCGAACGGGCCGTCGGCTGTGTGGTGTATGCCGCAACCGAGCTGGCGGGACCGGGGGTCGTACGTCATCTCGAAGGCACCCGGTTCTCCGTCGGCGAGCCCGACCGGTCGCTCTCGCAGCGCTGTCTGGCGTTCAGCGAGGCCATGCGGGCGGGCGGGCTCAAGTGCCCGGTCGAGCAGGACCTGCGCAACGACATCTGGCTCAAGCTGCTCGGGAACATCTCCTTCAACCCCATCAGCGCGCTGGCCCGCGCCACGATGCGGCAGATGTGCCTGCACGGCGGCACCCGCAAGGTCATCGAGATCATGATGACCGAGACACTCGCCGTCGCCGAGGCGCTGGGCTGCGAGGTCGGCGTCTCCATCGAACGGCGCCTGGCCGGTGCCGAGCGCGTCGGCGACCACCGCACCTCCACGCTCCAGGACCTGGAGCGCGGAAAGCCGCTCGAACTCGACGTCCTGCTCGCCGCCGTCGTCGAGCTGGCGGACATCACCGGCGTCCCCGTGCCGACGCTCCGCACCGTCCACGCCATCTCGGACCTGCTCGCCCTCAGGACAGCCGCATGAGCACTTTGAGGATTCCCGTATGAGGAAACGCCAGCCCAAGACCTATACCCGTCTCACGCACCCACTCGTCAGGGACTCGCGCGACGAACCCTTCCGGCAGGCCGGCTGGGACGAGGCGCTGACCCGCGCGGCCGTCGGCCTCGGCGCCGCACGCGGCGCGTTCGGAATGTTCTCCTGCGCCCGCGCGACCAACGAAATGAACTACGTGGCACAGAAGTTCGCGCGGGTCGTGATGGGCACGAACAACGTCGACTCCTGCAACCGCACCTGTCACGCGCCGAGCGTCGCCGGTCTCTCGGCAGCCTTCGGCTCGGGCGGTGGCACCTCCTCCTACGCCGAGGTCGAGCACACCGACCTCATCGTGATGTGGGGCTCCAACGCCCGCTTCGCACACCCGATCTTCTTCCAGCACGTCCTGAAGGGGATCCGCAACGGGGCCCGCATGTACGCCGTCGACCCGCGCCGTACGTCGACGGCCGAGTGGGCGGAAAGCTGGCTCGGGCTGAACGTCGGCACCGACATCCCGATGGCGCACGCGATCGGCCGCGAGATCATCCACGCGGGCCTCGCCAACCGGGCGTTCGTCGAGCGGGCGACGTCCCATTTCGAGGAGTTCCGGGCGCTCGTCGAGCCGTGGACGCTGTCGCTCGCCGAGAAAGTGACAGGCGTACCGGCCGCCGCCATAAGGGAGTTGGCGCACGCCTTCGCGCGGGCCGAGCGGGCGCAGCTGTGCTGGACGCTCGGCATCACAGAGCACCACAACGGCACCGACAACGTCCGCGCGCTCATCAACCTGTCCCTGCTGACCGGGCACGTGGGCCGCTACGGCTCCGGGCTCCAGCCCCTGCGCGGCCAGAACAACGTGCAGGGCGGCGGCGACATGGGCGCCATCCCCAACCGGCTCCCCGGCTTTCACGACATCCTCGACCCCGCCGCCCGGCTGAGGTTCGAGTCCGCCTGGGACACCGTCATCCAGCCCCGCTACGGGCTGAACCTGACCGAGATGTTCGAGTCCATGGAGGAGGGCGCCCTCAAGGCGGTCTACTGCATCGGCGAGAACCCCGCCCAGTCGGAGGCCGACAGCGAGCAGGCGATGCGGCGGCTGCGCAACCTCGACTTCCTCGTCGTCCAGGACATCTTCCTCACGAAGACCGCCGAGTTGGCCGACATCGTGCTGCCCGCGACCGCCGGGTGGGCCGAGACGGAGGGCACGACGACCAACAGCGAACGGCGGGTTCAGCGGGTCCGCCGGGCCGTCACACCGCCCGGCGAGGCGCGTGAGGACATCGACATCATCTGCGACCTGGCCGCGCGCCTCGGGCACGAGTGGAAGTACGCGGACTCCGAGGCCGTCTGGAACGAGCTGCGGTCGGTGTCGCCGGACCACTACGGGATGACGTACGAGCTCCTTGAGGAGCAGCAGGGCATCCAGTGGCCCTGCCCGGCGACGGACCGGATCGAACCGACCTATCTGCACGGCCGGTTGTGGGAGGCGGACCCCGCGAAGCGGGGGCTCCTCGCGCCCTTCGGGCTCGTCGAGCACGATCCGCCCGTCGACCTGACGGACGAGGAGTATCCGATCCGGCTCACCACCGGGCGCCGCCTCGACTCGTACAACACCGGTGTGCAGAGCGGCGGTTTCGCCTCTCCGCTGCGGCGCGGCGAGTACGTCGAGCTGTGTCCGGAGGACGCCGAGCGCTACGGGGTCGTGGTGGGCGAGGAGGTACGGGTCTCGTCGCGGCGCGGGGCCGTGGTGGCGCCGGTGTGGGTCGACACGGCGCTGCGGCCCGGGCTCGCGTTCATGACCATGCACTTTCCCGACGAGGTGGACACCAACCAGCTGACGATCGAGGCCAACTGCCCGATCGCGGGCACGGCGGAGTTCAAGGCGTCGGCCATCCGGATCGAGAAGCTGCCCGCTGCGGCACATGCGACGCAAGTGAGGTGATGTGGTGGACCTGCGTTTCGGTGACAGCAAGCCGACGGACGAGGAACGGGCGGCGGTCGACGCGCTGCTCGGTCCTCCGGAGTCTTCCTGGGAGGGGGCGGACCGCTCCGACGCCGACCTGCGGTGGGCGCGGGGCGGGCGTGCGGCCCGCGAGCGCCGTGATCTGCTGTTGCCGGGGCTGCACGCCGTCAACGACCGCGTCGGCTGGATCAGTGAGGGCGCGCTCGACTATCTGTGCCGGCGGCTCACCGTGCCGCCCGCCGAGGCGTACGGGGTCGCCACGTTCTACTCGATGTTCTCCGTGAAGCCCCGGCCTGCGACGGTGCTGCACGTGTGCACGGACCTCGCGTGCGCGGGCGCCGGGGCCGCGGAGCTGTGCACCGGTGCCGAGGCACGCCTCGGGCTCGGCAGCGGTGTTTCCGTCGAGCGGAGCCCGTGCCTGGGGCTGTGCGAGCGGGCGCCTGCGGCGTTGGTGGTGCGGGCGGGGGCACCCACAGAGCCCTCTCTCGCCCCCTCCGCCCCTACCCGTCCCGTAGACCTGGGGGCTGCGCCCCCTCTCCCCCTGCATCGGCCTGGACGGCCTCGTCCTCAAACGCCGGACGGGCTGAAAGCCGCCACCGCCGTCGTCGCCCCCGCCACCGTCGACACCGTCGTCCTCGCCGCCACCGCCCCCGAGACCGCCCCCGCCGAGCCGTCCGCCGCCGCGGCGGTCCCCCAAGCAGGTCACGAGGGCCTGGTCCTGCTGTCCCGCGTCGGCGTCGTCGATCCCGCCTCCCTCGACGACTATCGCGCCCACGGCGGATACACAGCCCTGCGCCGCGCCTTCGACCTCGGCCCCGCCGGCGTCATCCGCGAGGTCACCGACGCCGGTCTGGTCGGTCGCGGTGGAGCCGCGTTCCCCACGGGCCGCAAATGGCAGGCGACGGCGTCGCAGCCCGACCACCCGCACTATCTCGTGTGCAACGCGGACGAGTCGGAGCCGGGGACCTTCAAGGACCGGGTGGTCATGGAGGGCGATCCGTACGCGCTCGTCGAGGCGATGACCATCGCGGGGTACGCGGTCGGGGCGCGCAAGGGCTATCTGTACCTGCGCGGCGAGTACCCGCGCGCCCTCGCCCGTCTGACGCACGCGATCGGGCAGGCACGCGCGCGTGGACTGCTCGGGGACGACGTGCTCGGGCAGGGGTACGCCTTCGACATCGAGGTACGGCGAGGGGCGGGCGCCTACATCTGCGGGGAGGAG
Above is a genomic segment from Streptomyces sp. R21 containing:
- a CDS encoding molybdopterin oxidoreductase family protein; translated protein: MRKRQPKTYTRLTHPLVRDSRDEPFRQAGWDEALTRAAVGLGAARGAFGMFSCARATNEMNYVAQKFARVVMGTNNVDSCNRTCHAPSVAGLSAAFGSGGGTSSYAEVEHTDLIVMWGSNARFAHPIFFQHVLKGIRNGARMYAVDPRRTSTAEWAESWLGLNVGTDIPMAHAIGREIIHAGLANRAFVERATSHFEEFRALVEPWTLSLAEKVTGVPAAAIRELAHAFARAERAQLCWTLGITEHHNGTDNVRALINLSLLTGHVGRYGSGLQPLRGQNNVQGGGDMGAIPNRLPGFHDILDPAARLRFESAWDTVIQPRYGLNLTEMFESMEEGALKAVYCIGENPAQSEADSEQAMRRLRNLDFLVVQDIFLTKTAELADIVLPATAGWAETEGTTTNSERRVQRVRRAVTPPGEAREDIDIICDLAARLGHEWKYADSEAVWNELRSVSPDHYGMTYELLEEQQGIQWPCPATDRIEPTYLHGRLWEADPAKRGLLAPFGLVEHDPPVDLTDEEYPIRLTTGRRLDSYNTGVQSGGFASPLRRGEYVELCPEDAERYGVVVGEEVRVSSRRGAVVAPVWVDTALRPGLAFMTMHFPDEVDTNQLTIEANCPIAGTAEFKASAIRIEKLPAAAHATQVR
- a CDS encoding NAD(P)H-dependent oxidoreductase subunit E; protein product: MDLRFGDSKPTDEERAAVDALLGPPESSWEGADRSDADLRWARGGRAARERRDLLLPGLHAVNDRVGWISEGALDYLCRRLTVPPAEAYGVATFYSMFSVKPRPATVLHVCTDLACAGAGAAELCTGAEARLGLGSGVSVERSPCLGLCERAPAALVVRAGAPTEPSLAPSAPTRPVDLGAAPPLPLHRPGRPRPQTPDGLKAATAVVAPATVDTVVLAATAPETAPAEPSAAAAVPQAGHEGLVLLSRVGVVDPASLDDYRAHGGYTALRRAFDLGPAGVIREVTDAGLVGRGGAAFPTGRKWQATASQPDHPHYLVCNADESEPGTFKDRVVMEGDPYALVEAMTIAGYAVGARKGYLYLRGEYPRALARLTHAIGQARARGLLGDDVLGQGYAFDIEVRRGAGAYICGEETALFNSIEGYRGEPRSKPPFPVEKGLFGKPTAENNVETLVNVLPILTRGAEAYAAIGTEKSTGPKLFCVSGSVERPGVYELPFGATLGELLTLAGVRKRLRAVLLGGAAGGFVRPDELDIPLTFEGTREAGTTLGSGVVMAFDDTVPLPRLLLRIAEFFRDESCGQCVPCRVGTVRQEEALHRIAERTGAAAAGDIALLREVGRAMRDASICGLGQTAWNAVESAIDRLGAYE
- a CDS encoding OFA family MFS transporter, producing MSPPLAPTGWSRWLVPPAALSVHLSIGQAYAWSVFKPPLESALGLSGTQSALPFQLGIVMLGLSAAFGGTLVERNGPRWAMTVALVCFSSGFLIAALGAATEQFWLIVFGYGFVGGVGLGIGYISPVSTLIKWFPDRPGMATGIAIMGFGGGALIASPWSAQMLKSYGADSSGIALAFLVHGLTYAVFMTLGVLLVRVPRSEKPVESGPSAVEGVQVSARNAVRTPQFWCLWVVLCMNVTAGIGILEKAAPMISDFFADTSTPVSASAAAGFVALLSAANMAGRIGWSSTSDLIGRKNIYRVYLGVGALMYLLIARFGDSSKPLFVVCALVILSFYGGGFATVPAYLKDLFGTHQVGAIHGRLLTAWSTAGVLGPLIVNWIADRQEEAGKHGSSLYGLSFMIMIGLLVIGFVANELVRPVHARHHIPAPREAADVERQQSEPA
- a CDS encoding 2-dehydropantoate 2-reductase; translation: MKVAVLGAGAIGAYVGAALHRAGADVHLIARGPHLAAMRRDGVQVLSPRGDFTARAHATDDPAEVGPVDFVLLGLKANSYAACGPLIEPLLHGTTAVIAAQNGIPWWYFHRHGGPHDGHRVESVDPDGAVSAVIAPERAVGCVVYAATELAGPGVVRHLEGTRFSVGEPDRSLSQRCLAFSEAMRAGGLKCPVEQDLRNDIWLKLLGNISFNPISALARATMRQMCLHGGTRKVIEIMMTETLAVAEALGCEVGVSIERRLAGAERVGDHRTSTLQDLERGKPLELDVLLAAVVELADITGVPVPTLRTVHAISDLLALRTAA